A single region of the Salvelinus sp. IW2-2015 linkage group LG20, ASM291031v2, whole genome shotgun sequence genome encodes:
- the LOC111980173 gene encoding gastrotropin-like produces the protein MAFAGKWETESQEGYBEFCKLFGIPDDIIEKGRDYKLITEVVQNGNEFSWSQLYPTNKTISNKFVIDQECDMETIGGKKFKATVTMEGGKLSTKFPNYYHTSEISGGKLIETSIAGSVVLKRTSRKI, from the exons ATGGCCTTTGCTGGAAAGTGGGAAACTGAGTCCCAGGAAGGATACRATGAATTCTGCAAGCTCTTTG GCATCCCTGATGACATCATTGAGAAGGGTCGTGACTACAAGCTCATTACTGAGGTGGTGCAGAACGGCAATGAGTTCTCATGGTCCCAGCTCTATCCCACAAACAAGACCATCAGCAACAAGTTTGTCATTGACCAGGAATGTGACATGGAGACTATTGGAGGGAAAAAGTTCAAG GCCACAGTTACAATGGAGGGGGGCAAGTTGAGCACGAAATTCCCCAACTACTACCACACATCTGAAATCAGCGGAGGAAAGCTGATTGAG ACCTCAATCGCGGGCTCAGTCGTGCTGAAAAGAACCAGCAGGAAGATCTAA